A window of the Bombina bombina isolate aBomBom1 chromosome 3, aBomBom1.pri, whole genome shotgun sequence genome harbors these coding sequences:
- the FZD9 gene encoding frizzled-9, which yields MSSVCWLLTLPFLWQLLALALSLEMGLYDVERGRETKCEPIQIPMCQGIGYNMTRMPNYVGHESQEEAAVKLQEFSPLVEYGCHMHLRFFLCSLYAPMCTEQVSTSIPACKPMCEAARLKCAPIMERFNFGWPESLDCNRLPSKNDPHALCMEAPENATSGDTPTNGHGMLPVAPRPPRPSGSGLSITSRCANPDKFMYVERSGVCAPRCTYGVDVYWSSADKDFALIWMAAWSGLCFISTAFTVLTFLLHPQRFQYPERPIIFLSMCYNVYSTAFLIRAAAGAPSIACDREGGSPYLIREGLESSGCTLVFLILYYFGMASSLWWVVLTLTWFLAASKKWGHEAIESHGSYFHLAAWGVPAVKTIIILTMRKVGGDELTGLCYVGGSDASALTGFVLVPLSCYLVTGTSFLLTGFVALFHIRRVMKTGGTNTEKLEKLMVKIGVFSILYTVPATCIIVCCFYERLNLAHWEARSREESCRTAIGGGRPDCTLSRSIPSVAVFMLKIFMSLAVGITSGVWVWSSKTLQAWQGILCQRRLGVVGPRTRGKPRGGGVISCNLSSCPYKPPPLTLQVAKTDPFMDSPTHV from the coding sequence ATGAGCAGTGTCTGCTGGCTTTTAACCCTTCCCTTTCTGTGGCAGCTACTGGCATTGGCCCTATCTCTGGAGATGGGGCTTTACGatgtggagagggggagagaaaccaaGTGTGAACCCATTCAGATACCAATGTGCCAAGGTATTGGCTACAACATGACAAGGATGCCCAACTATGTAGGACATGAATCTCAGGAAGAAGCAGCAGTAAAACTACAGGAGTTTTCTCCTCTAGTTGAGTATGGTTGTCACATGCATCTTCGTTTTTTTCTGTGCTCACTTTATGCCCCTATGTGCACTGAGCAGGTATCCACCTCCATCCCTGCCTGCAAGCCCATGTGTGAGGCTGCCCGACTAAAATGTGCACCCATCATGGAACGCTTCAATTTTGGATGGCCTGAGTCCTTGGACTGCAACCGTCTTCCTAGCAAGAATGACCCTCATGCACTTTGCATGGAGGCACCTGAGAATGCCACAAGTGGGGATACTCCGACTAATGGCCATGGCATGCTTCCTGTGGCTCCTCGCCCCCCACGCCCATCAGGGTCTGGTCTAAGTATAACAAGCCGCTGTGCCAATCCTGACAAATTTATGTATGTGGAAAGGAGTGGGGTTTGTGCACCAAGATGCACTTATGGGGTAGATGTATATTGGTCCTCAGCTGACAAGGACTTTGCTCTAATATGGATGGCTGCCTGGTCTGGACTTTGCTTTATTTCAACTGCTTTCACAGTATTGACCTTCCTCCTACATCCCCAACGTTTCCAGTATCCTGAGAGGCCAATCATCTTCCTCAGCATGTGCTACAATGTCTACTCCACTGCTTTCCTTATCCGTGCAGCGGCTGGGGCCCCCAGCATAGCATGTGACCGTGAAGGAGGTTCTCCATATTTAATCCGAGAAGGACTAGAAAGCAGCGGTTGCACACTTGTCTTCCTTATTCTCTATTACTTTGGCATGGCCAGTTCTCTGTGGTGGGTAGTGCTTACCCTCACCTGGTTCCTAGCAGCTAGCAAGAAATGGGGTCATGAAGCCATTGAGTCCCATGGTAGTTATTTCCACTTAGCTGCCTGGGGAGTTCCAGCTGTTAAAACCATCATCATCCTTACCATGAGAAAAGTTGGTGGAGATGAGTTAACAGGACTCTGCTATGTTGGGGGGTCAGATGCGAGTGCCCTTACAGGTTTTGTATTGGTGCCCCTTTCATGTTATTTGGTCACAGGCACATCATTCCTTCTCACAGGTTTTGTTGCCCTGTTCCATATCCGAAGGGTCATGAAGACTGGGGGAACTAACACCGAGAAACTGGAGAAATTGATGGTTAAAATTGGGGTATTTTCCATATTATATACTGTTCCAGCCACCTGTATAATTGTTTGTTGCTTCTATGAGCGTCTCAATTTGGCTCACTGGGAAGCCAGGTCAAGGGAAGAATCCTGCAGGACAGCAATTGGAGGGGGCAGGCCAGATTGCACTCTGTCCCGCTCTATCCCCAGTGTGGCAGTATTCATGCTTAAAATCTTCATGTCTCTGGCTGTGGGTATTACCAGTGGGGTTTGGGTATGGAGCTCCAAAACTTTACAAGCTTGGCAGGGAATTTTATGCCAGCGTCGACTTGGGGTGGTAGGGCCTAGGACTCGAGGGAAGCCCCGGGGTGGGGGGGTTATTTCCTGTAATTTGAGTAGCTGCCCATATAAGCCCCCACCACTCACACTTCAGGTAGCCAAGACAGACCCCTTCATGGACAGTCCAACACATGTGTGA